CCCTCTCCCTCCCCCGGGACGAGAAGATCGAGCGTAACCGGCGGATGAAAGAGCGCCTGCGGCGCTACGATGTACATCGCTGGGCCCGGGAATTCCTTTCGGCCCTGGAAGAGACCCGTAAACTCCAGGAGAGCTTCGTGTCCCACCGCCTCGTTGGAGCCCCTCGAGAGGAGGTCCTTTCGGCCTTCGGCCGGGCCCAAAACCCCATCCTTTTTCTGGACTACGATGGAACCCTTACGGGTTTTGTGGCTCGCCCGGAAAGGGCCGTGCCGGATGCCTCCCTGCGGGACCTCCTTCAGCGCCTGGCCCAGGTGGCCCGGGTAGTCCTCATCAGCGGCCGGGACCCCGAGACCCTTGAGCGGTGGTTTGGGGATCTTCCCCTTACTCTGGTGGCCGAACACGGGGTCTTTGTGCGCCGGGATTCCACCTGGGAGATTACCGGAGAATATACGGAGGACTGGAAGGAGACGGTGCGTCCCATCCTGGAACTTTATGCGGACCGCACCCCCGGGGCCTTCGTGGAGGAGAAGCGCTACAGCCTGGTCTGGCACTACCGCCTGGCGGAGTCGGAGCTGGGGGAGATGCGGGCCCACGAACTCAAGGAGGCCCTGCTGGATCTGGTACAACCCCTGGGGCTCATGGTGCTTGAGGGGCAGAAGGTGCTCGAGGTCAAACCCCGGGAGATCAACAAGGGGACCATGGCCCGGCGGATCCTGGCCGAAGGGGCCTACGATTTCGTGCTGGCCATGGGAGACGACTGGACGGACGAGTATCTTTTTGAGGCTTTGCCTCCGGAAAGTTTTACGGTAAAAATCGGTTACGGACTTACGCGGGCCCGCTATCGCCTGGAAGGGGTGGCCGAGGCCCGCCGCTTTCTGGAGGAGCTGTGGCGGAGAAAAAGTTCCGGCACCCCGGGCCCTTCGTAGTCAAAGACTGCGCCCTGGTCTCCGTTTCTACCGGGGAAAAGGCCTTTACCCTGGCCGAACTGGCGGAAAAACTCAAACGCATTGAGCCTGCTTGCATTTATCACCACTTCTGGGCCCGGCACCTGCGCCCCTCCTTCGATCACCCGGAGTTCCACAACGACTTTGCGGCCTGGGTCCATCAGGAGCTGCGCGATCGGGTGCTAGCCGAGCGTCTAAACCTCATCGCCCCTTATGAGCACTCTTCCATTGAGGACCTTCGGGAGGCCCTCCTTCTTTATTTCCAGGAAAGGATCTTTGAGGACGAACACTTGGGCTGGCGCAAGGCCGAAAGCCCCTTCTATTTCGTAAAGAGCCAGCTGGTGATCTTCGATACCGGAATCCGCCTCGAGTGGCCCCACGAGATCGTCGACCTCCTGGAGTCCCTTTCTCCGGGGAGCATCTTCTATCACTTCATCGATGCCCGCAGGCGCCATCCGCAGGGACTTGACGATTTTCGGGACTGGTTGCGCAAATTTCCCCCGGATTTTCAACCCCTTTCCGACCTCATTGCCCGTATAGATCCCTTCTTCCTTTCCCTTTACGAAATCAAGGATTTTCTGCTGCGGCACATCCAGAGTTTTTGTGCCCGACTTCACGCCATAAGAGAGCACTATGAGCGAGAATTCGGAAGGTCTTCTTGAACGCTACGCCCAGGTAGCCGGGGCCGAGGTCATCGAGCAGATGCGGGCCCTGGCGGAGCGTCTACGGGGAGCCCGAATCGTTCACGTCAACTCTACGGCCTACGGGGGCGGGGTGGCGGAGATCCTGCACTCCATGGTTCCCCTTATGCGGGCCCTGGGGCTCGAGGTTTCCTGGGAGGTCATTCAAGGCCCACCGGAATTTTTTGAGGTTACCAAGAGCTTCCATAACGCCCTCCAGGGCCGCCGGATCTCTCTCACCGAGGAGCAACTGCGGCTCTACGAGGAGATCAATCGTCGGGAGGCCGAGCGCCTGGAGGAAAAGCTCCGGGAGGCGGAATTTGTAGTCGTCCACGATCCTCAGCCCGCCTATCTCATCAAATATGTTTCCCGGAGGAAGGGTTACTGGATCTGGCGCTGCCACATCGACCTTTCCCGGCCCTTTTATCCGGTCTGGCGTTTTCTGGAAAAGGTGGTGATTAATTACCACGCCAGTATCTTTTCCATGCCGGAATTCAGCCAGCCCCTTCCGCATCCCCAGTATATTATTCCCCCGAGCATTGACCCCTTTTCCGAAAAAAACCGGGAACTCACCCCGGAAGAAATCTTCGAGGTCTATCGGGAGCTAGGGCTGGATGCCTCCCGGCCCATGGTGGTCCAAATCTCCCGCTTCGATCCCTTCAAGGACCCTCTGGGGGTTATCCGGGCCGCGGAGCTGGCCCGGAAGTTTGTACCCTTTCAGCTGGTGCTGGCCGGAGGGGGGGCGGCCGACGATCCTGAGGGAGAAAGGGTATATCAGGAGGTGGTTCAGGCGGCCCGGGGCAAGCCGGATGTTTATGTCTTCAAACTCCCGCCCACGGCCCATAGGACCATTAACGCCCTGCAACGGGCCGCGGATATCGTGCTTCAGAAGTCCCTGCGGGAGGGCTTTGGCCTTACGGTTACGGAGGCCATGTGGAAGGGCAAACCGGTGATCGGGGGAGCCACCGGGGGGATCCGCCTCCAGGTGGTCAACCACCATACCGGCTTTTTGGTGAACACCCCGGAGGGGGCGGCCCTGCGCATCCGCTACCTTCTCTTTTATGAAGAAAAACGCCAGGAGATGGGGCACAAGGCCCGGGAATTTGTGCGCCAGAATTTTCTTATCACCCGCCATGTGCGGGACTACCTGGCCCTCATGCTTTCAATCTGTATGGGGAGTCCGGATCGGGTGGAACTTGAGGCCGGCAAAGCCTGTGAGTTGCGACCCGGAGGGCTAGAGCGACCGCTGCTATGAGACTTGCCGGGTCGGCCCGGCCCGTTCCGGCGATCTCATAGGCGGTCCCGTGATCCACCGAGGTGCGCACGATGGGAAGCCCCAGGGTCACGTTGACCCCATCGCGGAAATGAAGAAGTTTGAAGGGGATGAGCCCCTGGTCGTGATAGAGGGCCACCACCAGGTCAAACTCTCCGGAGGCGGCCCGGAAAAAGAGGCTGTCTGCGGGAAAGGGCCCCTCAAGGGGAAGCCCCTCTCTGCGGGCGGCCTCCACCGCAGGGGCCAGGATCCGGGCCTCCTCGTCTCCGAAAAGTCCCCCCTCTCCGGCATGAGGGTTTAAG
This portion of the Thermosulfurimonas marina genome encodes:
- a CDS encoding DUF5752 family protein → MAEKKFRHPGPFVVKDCALVSVSTGEKAFTLAELAEKLKRIEPACIYHHFWARHLRPSFDHPEFHNDFAAWVHQELRDRVLAERLNLIAPYEHSSIEDLREALLLYFQERIFEDEHLGWRKAESPFYFVKSQLVIFDTGIRLEWPHEIVDLLESLSPGSIFYHFIDARRRHPQGLDDFRDWLRKFPPDFQPLSDLIARIDPFFLSLYEIKDFLLRHIQSFCARLHAIREHYEREFGRSS
- a CDS encoding glycosyltransferase, with product MSENSEGLLERYAQVAGAEVIEQMRALAERLRGARIVHVNSTAYGGGVAEILHSMVPLMRALGLEVSWEVIQGPPEFFEVTKSFHNALQGRRISLTEEQLRLYEEINRREAERLEEKLREAEFVVVHDPQPAYLIKYVSRRKGYWIWRCHIDLSRPFYPVWRFLEKVVINYHASIFSMPEFSQPLPHPQYIIPPSIDPFSEKNRELTPEEIFEVYRELGLDASRPMVVQISRFDPFKDPLGVIRAAELARKFVPFQLVLAGGGAADDPEGERVYQEVVQAARGKPDVYVFKLPPTAHRTINALQRAADIVLQKSLREGFGLTVTEAMWKGKPVIGGATGGIRLQVVNHHTGFLVNTPEGAALRIRYLLFYEEKRQEMGHKAREFVRQNFLITRHVRDYLALMLSICMGSPDRVELEAGKACELRPGGLERPLL